A region of Halococcus salsus DNA encodes the following proteins:
- a CDS encoding winged helix-turn-helix domain-containing protein, whose amino-acid sequence MSTAKGDPERAVDGFIAVADLLDEPRLARIYTYILQGEAVTIDELAADLDTPRTTAYADAASLVDLGVLTRDETQKTHTYTARPVVLTTVLDEDEYTITPTLIDAIGRVPRDQDLSLLVEKYGIGKLAAALTYAIPYTDGEMSERVATRELGLQHAFGVAVLHALREVVLDMRESDPYFERIRSGRDTPLGEAQ is encoded by the coding sequence ATGTCGACAGCAAAAGGCGATCCCGAGCGAGCCGTCGACGGCTTCATCGCAGTCGCGGATCTTCTCGATGAGCCACGTCTCGCGCGAATCTATACCTACATTCTTCAGGGTGAAGCTGTCACCATCGATGAACTCGCCGCTGATCTTGACACCCCACGAACCACTGCCTACGCCGATGCGGCATCGCTCGTCGACCTCGGTGTTCTCACTCGTGACGAGACCCAGAAAACTCACACCTACACCGCCCGGCCTGTCGTGCTCACCACAGTGCTCGATGAAGACGAGTACACGATCACCCCGACACTCATTGATGCAATCGGACGGGTTCCCCGCGATCAAGACCTCAGCCTTCTTGTCGAAAAATACGGGATAGGAAAGCTCGCCGCCGCACTCACCTACGCGATTCCCTACACTGATGGCGAAATGAGTGAGCGCGTGGCAACTCGCGAACTCGGTCTCCAGCATGCCTTTGGAGTCGCCGTTCTGCATGCTCTCCGGGAGGTCGTTCTCGATATGCGTGAAAGCGACCCCTATTTCGAGCGTATTCGGAGCGGCCGAGATACTCCTCTTGGCGAGGCCCAGTGA
- a CDS encoding TrkA C-terminal domain-containing protein: MSGLSPDVAQFQAATAFTGAGYTTDEAEAATETPGRRTIITQLFRLGSLGLVSAIASLVLSFTRSGGDDFLSIVYIVAGSVILFLVARSSWLNSVVTPLIKRILNRRTDLEIRDYAKVLGLRDKYRIAEIDADEGDWITGSPLAELDLPDEGVRVLAIERQDGSYIGAPGSDSEIQSGDTAVFYGQENRLQELADRDQSDTQAHEDAVEEHNEYIKEQEESTG; encoded by the coding sequence ATGTCTGGTCTCTCGCCGGATGTCGCTCAATTCCAAGCCGCAACGGCGTTTACCGGAGCTGGGTATACGACTGATGAGGCTGAAGCAGCAACAGAAACACCCGGTAGACGGACCATCATTACGCAACTCTTCCGCCTTGGGAGTCTCGGTCTCGTCAGTGCGATCGCCTCGCTCGTCCTGTCGTTCACTCGGAGCGGCGGTGATGATTTCCTCAGTATTGTGTATATCGTCGCGGGATCTGTCATCCTATTCCTCGTTGCGAGGAGTTCGTGGCTCAATAGTGTCGTCACGCCACTTATCAAGCGGATACTCAACCGGAGGACTGACCTCGAAATCCGAGATTATGCAAAGGTTCTCGGACTTCGGGACAAGTATCGCATTGCAGAAATCGATGCTGACGAAGGGGATTGGATCACTGGAAGCCCACTGGCTGAATTAGATCTCCCTGACGAGGGAGTTCGCGTATTAGCTATCGAGAGGCAAGATGGGTCATATATCGGTGCTCCGGGGTCTGATAGCGAGATACAATCGGGTGATACGGCTGTGTTCTACGGACAGGAAAATAGACTACAAGAACTCGCAGACCGTGACCAAAGCGATACGCAAGCACATGAGGACGCCGTTGAAGAGCACAATGAATATATCAAAGAACAGGAGGAATCTACAGGATAG
- a CDS encoding resolvase gives MSVAKANTSSSDRIGFRATIVGIHQLRLKKYRTPRLRSKRSRRREWRGRARDRFGGVASLEIDLDVENPDHYARAFLSVAATFAELEAEIKRDNIREGIAASRAQGKWHGRPPFGFDVGSEGYLTPNEDYDTAVVIIDELDKGTSKRELARRAGITLQRSGLSTTIASDTSRVRSRQPLMDSSATHTLHADI, from the coding sequence ATGAGCGTCGCTAAAGCGAACACGAGCAGTAGCGATAGGATTGGGTTTAGGGCAACCATAGTGGGGATCCACCAACTACGTCTAAAAAAATACCGTACCCCCCGACTACGCTCCAAACGCTCACGCCGTCGAGAGTGGCGAGGTCGAGCGCGTGATCGCTTCGGAGGTGTCGCGTCTCTCGAAATCGACCTCGATGTGGAGAACCCCGACCACTACGCGCGCGCGTTCCTCTCAGTCGCCGCGACGTTCGCCGAGCTCGAGGCCGAGATCAAACGCGACAACATTCGCGAGGGAATCGCGGCAAGCCGCGCTCAGGGGAAGTGGCACGGTCGACCACCGTTCGGGTTCGACGTCGGTTCAGAGGGCTATCTCACCCCGAACGAGGACTATGATACGGCGGTCGTCATCATCGACGAACTCGACAAAGGAACGAGCAAACGCGAGCTCGCCCGTCGAGCCGGCATCACCCTACAACGGTCAGGGCTATCGACGACAATCGCGAGCGATACATCCAGGGTTCGATCGAGGCAACCGTTGATGGATAGCTCTGCAACACATACACTCCATGCTGATATATAG
- a CDS encoding heavy metal translocating P-type ATPase, which yields MTETADAAGRENNGEQTQESSVRLTVPEMDCPSCAQKVDKSLQRVDGVTDTTLQPTTGTATVDYDPNRAAEADVVAAIEGAGYEVIGGEDGSDEESADGMEIAPPSEIWTSSRAIKTWTGAGFVVFGLLFEFVLAGQNPEVATLLNYSLSLADGLFLVAIIVSGYPVVRGGYYSARNLSLDIDLLMGTAIIAATGIGYFVEAATLAVLFSVAELLEDYAMDRARNSLRELMELSPDEAAVRRDGEEVTVSVEEVEIGETVVVRPGEKIPLDGTVIEGGSAVDQSPITGESVPVDKAEGDDVYAGSINEEGYLEVEVTSTAGNSTLSKIIGMVQGAQEKKTEKEQFVDRFSGYYTPAVVVLAILTAAVPPLMLGWPWQTWFIRGLTLLVIACPCAFVISTPVSVVSGITSAAKNGVLIKGGNHLEAMGEVDAIALDKTGTLTKGELAVTDVIPFGNHSESDVLRYGAGVEQRSEHPIAEAVLTRADEGDVTDLPAPSDFESLTGKGIRATIAGETYFVGKPALFEELGFDLPQARRATDGGAVSEGVTADSGLEEQEKEYADHVLAGLEEEGRTVVLVGTETDVVGAIAIADEVRSTSQRAVERLHELGVDRIVMLTGDNEGTARAIAEQVGVDEYRAELLPDQKVEAIDELRDEYGDVAMVGDGVNDAPALATATVGVAMGAAGTDTALETADIALMGDDLSKLPYLYELSHKAGSVIQQNIWASLGVKALLAIGVPLGYVSVAVAVVVGDMGMSLGVTGNAMRLSRIVPDSLYSGADRETEA from the coding sequence ATGACCGAAACCGCAGACGCAGCGGGGCGGGAAAACAACGGTGAGCAGACACAAGAGTCGTCCGTCCGGCTCACCGTTCCAGAGATGGACTGCCCCTCCTGTGCGCAGAAAGTAGACAAGAGTCTCCAGCGCGTTGATGGGGTCACTGACACCACCCTGCAACCCACGACGGGCACGGCCACGGTGGACTATGATCCTAACCGTGCCGCCGAGGCCGACGTGGTTGCGGCCATCGAGGGCGCGGGCTATGAAGTGATTGGCGGCGAAGACGGTTCTGACGAAGAATCCGCCGATGGCATGGAAATTGCACCTCCGTCGGAGATCTGGACGAGTTCGCGCGCGATTAAGACGTGGACCGGAGCGGGGTTCGTCGTGTTCGGTCTCCTCTTTGAGTTCGTCCTCGCCGGACAGAATCCTGAGGTTGCGACCCTTCTCAACTATTCGCTCTCGCTCGCGGATGGGCTGTTTCTCGTCGCAATCATCGTCAGTGGGTATCCTGTCGTTCGTGGCGGGTACTACTCCGCGCGGAACCTGAGTCTCGACATCGACCTCCTGATGGGGACGGCGATCATCGCTGCCACCGGCATCGGCTACTTCGTTGAAGCCGCGACGCTTGCGGTCCTGTTCAGTGTCGCGGAACTCCTCGAAGACTACGCGATGGACAGGGCACGGAACTCGTTGCGTGAACTGATGGAACTCTCGCCCGACGAGGCCGCGGTCCGCCGCGACGGTGAAGAGGTGACCGTATCCGTCGAGGAAGTCGAGATCGGCGAAACCGTCGTCGTCCGTCCCGGCGAGAAGATTCCACTGGATGGCACGGTCATCGAGGGTGGGAGCGCGGTCGACCAGTCACCGATCACCGGCGAGAGCGTCCCCGTCGACAAGGCCGAAGGTGACGACGTGTACGCCGGCTCGATCAACGAGGAGGGCTATCTCGAAGTGGAGGTTACGTCAACGGCCGGGAACTCGACGCTCTCGAAGATCATCGGAATGGTACAGGGGGCCCAGGAAAAGAAAACGGAGAAAGAGCAGTTCGTCGACCGGTTTTCGGGCTACTACACGCCCGCGGTGGTCGTCTTGGCAATTCTCACTGCTGCTGTCCCGCCGCTCATGCTCGGGTGGCCGTGGCAGACATGGTTCATTCGCGGACTCACGCTGTTGGTGATCGCCTGTCCCTGCGCGTTCGTCATCTCGACGCCCGTTTCCGTGGTGTCGGGCATCACGAGCGCCGCGAAAAACGGCGTTCTCATCAAGGGCGGCAACCACCTCGAAGCGATGGGCGAGGTCGACGCCATCGCGCTGGACAAGACCGGGACGCTCACGAAAGGCGAGCTCGCCGTCACTGACGTCATTCCGTTCGGAAACCATAGCGAGTCAGATGTCCTCCGATACGGCGCGGGAGTGGAACAGCGAAGCGAACATCCGATTGCCGAGGCGGTCCTCACCCGTGCCGACGAGGGCGACGTGACTGACCTCCCAGCACCCTCTGACTTCGAGAGTCTGACTGGAAAGGGTATTCGAGCCACAATCGCCGGCGAGACGTACTTTGTGGGGAAGCCTGCACTGTTCGAGGAACTCGGCTTCGACCTTCCACAAGCTCGCCGCGCGACCGACGGTGGGGCCGTGTCAGAAGGGGTCACTGCGGACTCCGGTCTGGAGGAACAAGAGAAGGAGTACGCGGACCATGTACTCGCTGGGCTTGAGGAGGAGGGGCGAACGGTCGTCCTGGTGGGGACAGAAACGGACGTAGTGGGTGCCATCGCAATTGCGGATGAAGTACGTTCAACCTCGCAGCGTGCCGTTGAGCGCCTGCATGAGTTGGGCGTCGACCGCATCGTGATGCTCACGGGAGATAATGAGGGAACGGCCCGAGCCATTGCCGAGCAGGTCGGTGTCGACGAGTACCGCGCGGAACTTCTCCCTGATCAGAAGGTCGAGGCAATCGACGAACTGCGTGATGAGTACGGAGACGTTGCAATGGTTGGTGACGGAGTAAATGATGCACCGGCGCTTGCGACCGCGACTGTCGGCGTAGCGATGGGAGCTGCCGGAACGGATACGGCACTTGAGACGGCCGACATCGCGCTGATGGGTGACGATCTCTCGAAGCTCCCGTACCTGTACGAACTGTCACACAAGGCGGGGAGCGTGATTCAACAGAACATCTGGGCGAGTCTCGGTGTGAAGGCGCTACTTGCAATCGGTGTCCCGCTCGGTTACGTCAGCGTTGCAGTGGCCGTGGTCGTCGGCGATATGGGTATGAGTCTTGGGGTGACTGGAAACGCGATGCGACTCTCGCGGATTGTCCCCGACAGTCTATACAGTGGTGCTGATCGAGAGACAGAAGCATGA
- a CDS encoding helix-turn-helix domain-containing protein, giving the protein MRELVFALEYEPGCNRVADTLVDHPDASIRSLSLHATEERLWRVDHATGSPDALAGIENAFLNSDYYADCLATEDCDATQSTQVLDHTDDTLVLYSYWERTPLCSSIPHIARDHLGDGLLFDTHHESRHYTWRIIHSGEGDVSGFFNELETAVGDCARMEMLRTAATSTASKGDGSPTELPPEQQAALQAAVEHGYYESPREVDVAGLAEHLDAPRSTLTYRLRRAEEHLAKQHVARTQLPDELSTPL; this is encoded by the coding sequence ATGCGCGAACTCGTCTTCGCTCTCGAATACGAGCCCGGGTGCAACAGGGTAGCAGACACCCTTGTTGACCATCCAGATGCTTCGATTCGTTCGCTCTCGCTGCACGCTACTGAGGAACGTCTCTGGCGTGTCGATCACGCCACGGGGTCACCCGACGCTCTCGCTGGCATCGAAAATGCCTTTCTCAACAGCGACTACTACGCCGACTGTCTCGCCACCGAGGACTGCGACGCTACTCAGAGTACACAGGTTCTCGACCATACCGACGACACACTCGTTCTCTACTCGTACTGGGAGCGCACTCCCCTCTGTTCGTCCATCCCCCACATCGCCCGCGATCATCTCGGTGACGGCTTGCTGTTCGATACGCACCACGAGAGTCGCCACTATACCTGGCGCATCATCCACTCCGGCGAGGGCGATGTGAGTGGGTTCTTCAACGAGCTTGAAACTGCCGTCGGCGACTGCGCGCGGATGGAGATGCTCCGAACGGCGGCCACCTCGACGGCGAGTAAGGGAGACGGCAGTCCAACTGAGTTGCCGCCAGAGCAGCAAGCAGCTCTCCAAGCCGCCGTCGAACACGGCTACTACGAATCACCGCGGGAGGTTGATGTAGCCGGACTGGCTGAGCATCTTGACGCGCCACGGTCGACGCTTACCTACCGACTCCGGCGGGCGGAGGAACACTTGGCGAAGCAGCACGTCGCTCGCACGCAGCTACCAGACGAGCTGTCGACGCCGCTCTGA